The Eubacteriaceae bacterium Marseille-Q4139 genome has a window encoding:
- a CDS encoding helix-turn-helix transcriptional regulator translates to MGISFHKLENLLTERGKTFYSLRKDKIVGTETIKKLQQGYGIIDTRTISNLCEYLNCQPGDLMEYIPDKE, encoded by the coding sequence ATGGGAATTAGTTTCCATAAATTAGAAAATCTGCTCACAGAACGGGGGAAAACTTTTTATAGTCTGCGAAAAGATAAAATTGTAGGCACTGAAACCATAAAAAAGTTGCAACAAGGCTATGGAATTATTGACACACGTACAATCAGTAATTTGTGCGAATATCTAAACTGCCAGCCGGGAGACTTAATGGAGTATATACCTGATAAGGAATAA
- a CDS encoding ERCC4 domain-containing protein has translation MKRYRFSVEDIKKLLKSMVVLVDSREKKNGHILEYFAKQGIAYQETKLDYGDYSFYIPAEAAGEDIYFHRDIVIERKGSLEELSGNLAQERERFEKEFLKAGNDGCKVYLLIEAPGGYSDIIGHRYHTEMKPAAFAASLKTWEHRFGANVQFIDRQYSGYLIASTFQYYARETLK, from the coding sequence GTGAAGCGGTACAGATTTTCGGTTGAGGACATAAAGAAGCTGCTGAAAAGTATGGTTGTACTGGTAGACAGCCGGGAAAAGAAGAACGGCCATATTCTGGAGTATTTCGCAAAGCAGGGCATAGCCTATCAGGAAACGAAGCTGGACTATGGAGATTACAGCTTTTATATTCCGGCAGAGGCAGCAGGCGAGGACATATATTTTCATCGGGATATTGTGATAGAGCGAAAGGGCAGTTTGGAAGAATTATCCGGCAATCTGGCGCAGGAGCGGGAGCGGTTTGAAAAGGAATTTTTAAAGGCCGGGAATGACGGTTGCAAGGTTTATCTGCTCATAGAGGCCCCCGGCGGCTACTCTGATATTATCGGGCATAGATACCACACAGAGATGAAGCCTGCTGCCTTTGCGGCCTCTTTGAAAACATGGGAACATCGTTTCGGGGCGAATGTGCAGTTTATTGATAGGCAGTATAGCGGCTACCTCATAGCCTCTACATTTCAGTATTACGCACGAGAAACATTAAAATAG
- a CDS encoding DNA primase — protein MDIIKRRVSSDLIEKAAKLQPEQYELSDKGNARLFADMYRDCLRYNSTAREWFYYNGQRWQQDAGGMIAENKAKELSDILCAYVNRIEDEAVRTGYMKHIAKLGSRRVRKTMIDDSRDLNFITNADMDKDLYLLNCQNGVLDLRTFEFKPHSPDFLMAKMAQVTYNPAADSVEWEKFINAVLQDNKPKIRYVQKLFGYSLTGGTNEECCYLFYGASTRNGKSTAVETYAYMLGNTDGYALNMRPETLAQKQNTDSRQASGDIARLDGCRFLNASEPPKRMIFDVALLKTLLGRDSITARHLHQSEFQFVPVFKLFINTNYLPLITDDTLFTSGRLNVITFDRHFKPEEQDKGLKDRLKEPDNLSGLLNWCIEGLKAYYAEGAIPPECVTAATAEYRANSDKIGNFIAECLEESTENSTIKEVYEEYITWCKDNGFGSENKSNFMAEMKGKGLYAARGTVRGTTCRNIVLRHTVAAHDFEPVGKQDKELPFR, from the coding sequence GTGGACATTATAAAGCGCAGGGTATCAAGTGACCTGATAGAGAAAGCGGCTAAATTGCAGCCGGAGCAGTACGAATTGAGCGACAAAGGAAACGCCCGCCTTTTCGCTGATATGTACCGGGATTGTTTGCGGTATAACTCAACCGCCAGAGAATGGTTTTATTACAACGGGCAAAGGTGGCAGCAGGACGCAGGGGGAATGATTGCGGAAAATAAAGCGAAAGAGTTATCGGACATTCTATGCGCTTATGTGAACCGGATTGAAGATGAAGCGGTCAGAACAGGCTATATGAAGCACATAGCGAAGCTGGGGAGCCGCCGGGTGCGTAAAACTATGATAGATGATAGCAGGGACTTGAATTTCATTACAAATGCCGATATGGACAAGGACTTGTATTTGCTTAACTGTCAAAATGGTGTTCTGGATTTGAGAACATTTGAATTTAAACCCCACTCCCCGGATTTTCTTATGGCGAAAATGGCACAGGTGACATACAACCCTGCTGCCGATAGCGTAGAATGGGAGAAATTCATCAATGCAGTTTTGCAGGATAATAAGCCCAAAATACGCTATGTGCAAAAATTATTCGGATATTCATTGACAGGCGGAACGAATGAGGAATGCTGTTATCTGTTTTATGGGGCCAGTACCAGAAACGGGAAAAGTACCGCCGTGGAAACTTATGCCTATATGTTGGGGAATACAGACGGCTATGCCTTGAATATGAGGCCGGAGACGCTTGCACAGAAGCAGAATACAGACAGTCGGCAGGCGTCCGGGGATATTGCAAGGCTGGACGGGTGCCGTTTCTTAAATGCCAGTGAGCCGCCAAAAAGAATGATTTTCGATGTGGCATTATTGAAAACCCTGCTAGGCCGGGACAGCATAACAGCCAGACATTTACATCAATCGGAATTTCAATTTGTGCCAGTCTTTAAACTGTTTATCAATACGAATTATTTGCCCCTGATAACGGATGATACTCTATTCACTTCCGGGCGGCTGAATGTGATTACTTTTGACAGACATTTCAAGCCGGAGGAGCAGGACAAGGGCCTGAAAGACAGACTGAAAGAGCCGGATAATTTAAGTGGCCTGCTGAACTGGTGCATTGAGGGGCTGAAAGCGTACTATGCAGAGGGAGCAATACCCCCGGAATGCGTGACTGCTGCCACGGCTGAATATCGGGCAAACAGTGACAAGATAGGGAATTTCATTGCTGAATGTCTGGAAGAATCGACAGAGAACAGCACAATAAAAGAGGTCTATGAGGAATACATAACATGGTGTAAAGACAATGGATTTGGATCAGAAAATAAGAGCAATTTTATGGCAGAGATGAAAGGCAAGGGATTATATGCGGCCAGGGGGACAGTAAGAGGAACTACATGCAGAAATATTGTCTTGAGGCATACTGTAGCAGCACATGACTTTGAACCGGTTGGGAAGCAGGATAAAGAACTCCCATTCAGATAG
- a CDS encoding helix-turn-helix transcriptional regulator — MRYNIKAIGNRLKKERKLAGFKSMDALSDYIREHNYRGIKRQTIAKWEKGEEMPPLDVLCTLCVPFQCDLGYLLCEYDYKTRLNADIAEVTGLSEAAINNLKKFKRHSEDLEIIDRLLCSKEFEYETIDRIKKYRKSLLHCIKILNRIDLEMADFHTNYKNYTEKDKERYDLICSLERALVKELDTSQPLALWDAQKHFVEIVEDMYEKERAEIRSRYKHS, encoded by the coding sequence TTGAGGTACAATATTAAAGCGATTGGAAACCGTCTGAAAAAAGAAAGAAAACTAGCCGGCTTTAAGAGCATGGACGCATTAAGCGACTATATTAGGGAGCATAATTATAGAGGAATAAAAAGACAAACTATTGCTAAATGGGAAAAGGGAGAAGAAATGCCACCACTTGATGTACTATGCACCCTCTGCGTTCCGTTTCAGTGTGATCTTGGTTATCTTCTTTGTGAGTATGATTATAAAACAAGGCTTAATGCAGACATAGCAGAAGTAACAGGGCTATCAGAAGCAGCGATAAATAATCTAAAAAAATTCAAACGTCATAGTGAAGATTTAGAAATTATAGATCGCCTCCTTTGCTCTAAAGAATTTGAATACGAAACTATTGATAGAATAAAAAAATATAGAAAAAGTTTGCTTCATTGCATAAAAATATTAAACAGGATAGATCTAGAAATGGCAGACTTTCATACAAATTATAAGAATTATACGGAAAAGGATAAGGAACGCTATGATTTAATTTGTTCCCTTGAGCGAGCATTAGTAAAGGAGTTAGATACTTCCCAGCCTTTAGCTTTATGGGACGCCCAAAAACATTTTGTAGAAATTGTAGAAGATATGTACGAAAAAGAAAGGGCAGAAATCCGCTCTAGGTACAAACATAGTTAA
- a CDS encoding Crp/Fnr family transcriptional regulator produces MKDFIHTARGSLLFLGIAETEIREMLGCLDAKVREFRREEFIFREGDATESMGLLLSGKAFVIQEDFWGNRNIVSTVTEGQTFAETFACAPGAVMTVSVMAEEDCTVLFLNVKRILTTCSSACAHHSRIIRNLLSDLAAKNLAYNEKLTHITQRTTRAKLLSYFSAAARKSGSVEFDIPFSRQQMADYLSVERSGLSLELSRMRKEGLIDFHKNHFVLKRDRM; encoded by the coding sequence ATGAAAGATTTTATCCATACAGCGCGCGGGTCGCTGCTGTTTTTGGGCATTGCGGAGACGGAAATCCGGGAAATGCTCGGCTGTCTCGACGCGAAGGTGAGGGAATTTCGCCGGGAGGAGTTTATTTTCCGGGAGGGAGACGCGACGGAGTCGATGGGGCTCCTGCTTTCCGGGAAGGCGTTTGTGATCCAGGAGGACTTCTGGGGGAACCGGAACATTGTATCCACGGTCACGGAGGGACAGACGTTTGCGGAGACGTTCGCCTGCGCACCGGGGGCGGTTATGACAGTGAGCGTCATGGCGGAGGAGGACTGTACCGTGCTGTTTTTGAATGTGAAACGGATTCTCACCACATGTTCTTCGGCCTGCGCCCACCACAGCCGGATCATCCGGAACCTTCTCTCAGATCTGGCTGCAAAGAATCTGGCTTATAATGAAAAACTGACGCATATCACGCAGCGGACGACAAGGGCCAAGCTGCTTTCCTATTTTTCCGCCGCCGCCAGGAAGAGCGGGAGCGTGGAATTTGACATCCCTTTTTCCCGCCAGCAGATGGCCGACTACCTTTCCGTGGAGCGAAGCGGGCTTTCGCTGGAGCTTTCCAGGATGCGGAAAGAGGGGCTGATTGACTTCCATAAAAACCATTTTGTGCTGAAGAGAGACAGGATGTGA
- a CDS encoding 4Fe-4S dicluster domain-containing protein: MKRKIVSIDEEKCNGCGACADACHEGAIEMRDGKAYLIRDDYCDGLGDCLPACPTGAISILEREAAPYDEQAVQAKKAPLACGCPGSQSRSIVRREPAAGSAQTPNAPSGTADNVISRLSQWPVQIKLAPIHAPYFDGAKLLVAADCTAYAYAAFHEDFIKGRITLVGCPKLDTVDYSEKLTEILKANDIKSVLIVRMEVPCCGGLEHAVKTALQNSKKMIPWQVVTISTDGRILE; encoded by the coding sequence ATGAAACGGAAAATTGTGTCCATCGACGAAGAAAAATGCAACGGCTGCGGCGCATGTGCAGACGCCTGCCATGAAGGCGCCATCGAAATGCGGGACGGGAAAGCTTACCTGATCCGCGACGATTACTGCGACGGCCTCGGCGACTGTCTGCCGGCATGTCCCACCGGCGCCATTTCCATCTTAGAGCGGGAGGCCGCTCCCTACGACGAACAGGCTGTCCAGGCGAAAAAGGCACCCCTTGCCTGCGGCTGCCCCGGCTCCCAGTCGAGATCCATTGTCCGCAGGGAACCTGCCGCCGGGAGCGCCCAGACCCCAAATGCCCCGTCCGGTACGGCCGATAACGTAATAAGCCGTCTTTCCCAGTGGCCGGTGCAGATCAAGCTGGCGCCGATCCATGCCCCGTACTTTGACGGCGCAAAGCTTCTGGTGGCCGCCGACTGCACGGCCTACGCCTACGCCGCCTTCCACGAAGATTTCATCAAAGGGCGCATCACCCTGGTAGGCTGTCCAAAACTCGACACCGTCGACTATTCGGAAAAACTGACGGAAATTTTAAAAGCCAACGACATCAAAAGCGTCCTCATCGTCCGCATGGAGGTGCCATGCTGCGGCGGCTTAGAGCATGCCGTAAAAACAGCCCTGCAAAACAGCAAAAAAATGATCCCGTGGCAGGTCGTCACCATTTCCACTGACGGGAGAATCTTAGAATAG
- the hcp gene encoding hydroxylamine reductase, translating into MNHEMFCFQCEQTAGCTGCVGKAGVCGKTAGTAKLQDELTGALIGLARAADQNPDYTPSMDSLILESLFAAVTNVSFDDDRLRGLISRVHDEKNRLVPDCQFCASPCGHNADYDMEQLWNAPEDIRSLKSLILFGIRGMAAYAWHAMVLGYTDPELGRFFCKALFALGEDWGMDELLPIVMETGRYNLACMELLDRANTETYGSPEPTAVSLAMEKGPFIVVTGHDLHDLKLLLKQTEGKGIHIYTHGEMLPAHAYPELKKYSHLKGNFGTAWQNQQKEFDGLPAPVLFTTNCLMPPKPGYADRVFTTNMVSFPETPHIGPEKDFTPVIEKALELGGYGENQDFSGINGGKTVMTGFGHDAVLRVSDKVIDAVKSGAIRHFFLVGGCDGARPGRNYFTEFVKQAPKDTVILTLACGKYRFNDLDLGTIGGLPRLMDIGQCNDAYSAIRIAQALADAFGCGVNELPLSMVLSWYEQKAVCILLTLLSLGIKNIRLGPTLPAFLSPNVLKLLAETYGIAPVTTPEADLKELLGG; encoded by the coding sequence ATGAATCATGAAATGTTCTGCTTCCAGTGTGAACAGACGGCCGGGTGCACCGGCTGCGTCGGAAAGGCCGGTGTCTGCGGGAAAACTGCCGGCACCGCAAAGCTCCAGGATGAGCTGACCGGCGCCCTGATCGGCCTGGCCCGTGCCGCCGACCAGAATCCTGACTACACGCCTTCCATGGACAGCCTGATTTTAGAAAGCCTTTTTGCGGCCGTCACCAACGTAAGCTTCGACGATGACCGGCTTCGCGGGCTGATCAGCCGGGTGCATGACGAGAAAAACAGGCTGGTTCCCGACTGCCAGTTCTGCGCAAGCCCCTGCGGCCACAATGCCGATTACGACATGGAACAGCTCTGGAATGCCCCGGAAGACATCCGTTCCTTAAAATCCCTGATCCTCTTCGGCATCCGCGGCATGGCCGCCTACGCATGGCATGCCATGGTTTTGGGTTATACGGATCCGGAGCTTGGCCGCTTCTTCTGCAAGGCACTCTTCGCCCTGGGCGAGGACTGGGGCATGGACGAGCTTCTTCCCATCGTCATGGAAACCGGCAGGTATAACCTTGCATGCATGGAGCTTTTAGACCGCGCCAACACGGAAACCTACGGCTCGCCCGAGCCCACCGCCGTTTCCCTTGCCATGGAAAAAGGCCCCTTCATCGTCGTCACCGGCCATGATCTCCATGATTTAAAGCTCCTTCTTAAGCAGACCGAAGGAAAAGGCATCCATATCTACACCCACGGCGAAATGCTGCCGGCCCATGCCTATCCGGAGCTCAAAAAATACAGCCACCTAAAGGGCAATTTCGGCACCGCATGGCAGAACCAGCAAAAGGAGTTCGACGGTCTCCCGGCGCCTGTCCTCTTTACCACCAACTGCCTGATGCCGCCAAAACCGGGCTATGCCGACCGGGTCTTCACCACAAACATGGTCTCTTTCCCGGAAACGCCGCACATCGGCCCGGAAAAAGATTTCACGCCAGTCATCGAAAAGGCCCTGGAGCTGGGCGGCTACGGCGAAAATCAGGACTTTTCCGGTATCAACGGCGGCAAAACTGTCATGACCGGCTTCGGCCATGACGCCGTCCTCCGTGTCTCTGACAAGGTCATCGACGCCGTAAAGTCCGGCGCCATCCGCCATTTCTTCCTGGTGGGCGGCTGCGACGGCGCCAGGCCGGGACGCAATTATTTTACGGAATTTGTTAAGCAGGCGCCGAAGGACACCGTAATCCTGACTCTGGCCTGCGGAAAATACCGTTTCAACGACCTGGATCTAGGAACCATAGGCGGTCTCCCGCGGCTCATGGACATAGGCCAGTGCAACGACGCTTACAGTGCCATCCGCATCGCCCAGGCTCTGGCTGACGCCTTCGGCTGCGGCGTAAATGAACTCCCGCTTTCCATGGTGCTCTCCTGGTATGAACAGAAAGCCGTCTGCATCCTTTTGACGCTGCTCTCCCTCGGCATCAAAAACATCCGCCTTGGCCCGACGCTCCCGGCGTTCCTGTCGCCGAATGTATTAAAGCTTCTGGCTGAGACTTACGGGATCGCACCGGTTACGACACCGGAAGCAGACTTAAAGGAGCTGCTTGGCGGCTGA
- a CDS encoding VanZ family protein has protein sequence MEHGRKQFLVWLPALLIACLIFYFSAQPADISTEMSDGVSRLLLSIGRLFGFFEGPEENYYEIIERMSFPVRKGAHVTEYLCLYFAVLFALHRWDVRGKRLFWTAFAMTMAYACTDEFHQLFVPGRSGQFTDVLVDSSGAFVMSVFASWRQRAKKIAGV, from the coding sequence ATGGAACATGGCAGAAAGCAGTTCCTTGTGTGGCTTCCGGCGCTTTTAATCGCCTGTCTGATTTTTTATTTTTCGGCGCAGCCGGCGGATATTTCCACGGAAATGAGCGATGGCGTCAGCCGTCTGCTTCTTTCCATCGGCCGCCTGTTCGGCTTTTTTGAGGGGCCGGAAGAGAATTATTATGAAATCATCGAGCGCATGAGCTTCCCGGTGAGGAAAGGGGCTCATGTGACCGAATACCTTTGCCTGTATTTTGCGGTTCTATTTGCGCTGCACCGATGGGATGTGCGGGGAAAGCGGCTTTTCTGGACGGCGTTTGCCATGACAATGGCGTATGCCTGCACCGATGAGTTCCATCAGCTTTTCGTGCCGGGGCGTTCCGGCCAGTTCACCGATGTGCTGGTGGACAGCAGCGGGGCCTTTGTCATGTCGGTTTTCGCTTCCTGGCGGCAGCGGGCGAAAAAAATTGCCGGCGTCTGA
- a CDS encoding YeiH family putative sulfate export transporter, which produces MEKAKKLAPGVLLCLAIAVPCWFLGKAFPIIGGPVFAILAGMVITLFYQEKGAAKAGITYTSKKILQYAVILLGFGLNLSEIARVGTTSLPIIVSTISTSLIVSFVLHRLMHMPGNISTLVGVGSSICGGSAIAATAPVIGADDEEIAQAISVIFLFNVIAALIFPTLGGILGLSNEGFGLFAGTAVNDTSSVTATAAAWDGMHPGANTLDAATIVKLTRTLAIIPITLALAFWRTAQAKKAGGSQKNEFSLKKVFPFFIVFFVLASVITTAATTAGASSAVFAPFKDLSKFFIIMAMAAIGLNTNLVQLVKTGGKPIFMGLCCWVSIAAVSLLMQQVMGIL; this is translated from the coding sequence ATGGAAAAAGCGAAGAAACTGGCGCCGGGCGTCCTGTTATGTCTGGCGATTGCGGTGCCATGCTGGTTTTTGGGAAAGGCATTCCCGATTATCGGCGGGCCGGTTTTTGCGATTCTGGCCGGCATGGTCATTACGCTGTTTTACCAGGAAAAAGGAGCGGCGAAAGCCGGGATCACTTACACATCGAAAAAAATTCTTCAGTATGCCGTGATTCTTCTCGGCTTTGGACTGAACCTTTCGGAGATTGCCAGGGTGGGTACGACCTCCCTTCCGATCATTGTGTCGACGATCTCCACGTCGCTCATCGTATCGTTTGTCCTGCACCGGCTCATGCACATGCCGGGAAATATTTCGACGTTAGTTGGCGTCGGTTCCTCCATCTGCGGCGGCTCGGCCATCGCGGCCACGGCGCCGGTCATCGGGGCGGACGACGAAGAAATTGCCCAGGCGATTTCTGTTATCTTCCTGTTTAATGTGATTGCAGCCCTGATTTTCCCGACGCTTGGCGGCATTCTTGGGCTTTCCAACGAGGGCTTCGGCCTGTTTGCAGGAACGGCGGTCAACGATACGTCGTCCGTGACGGCCACGGCGGCCGCCTGGGACGGCATGCATCCGGGCGCCAATACGCTGGACGCCGCGACCATCGTCAAGCTGACCCGCACGCTGGCGATCATCCCGATTACGCTGGCACTGGCTTTCTGGCGGACGGCTCAGGCGAAAAAGGCGGGCGGGAGCCAGAAAAATGAATTCAGCTTAAAGAAGGTGTTCCCGTTTTTCATTGTGTTTTTCGTCCTGGCATCGGTGATTACGACGGCGGCCACGACGGCCGGAGCCAGCTCGGCTGTTTTCGCGCCGTTTAAGGATCTGTCGAAATTTTTTATCATCATGGCGATGGCGGCCATCGGCCTCAACACCAACCTGGTGCAGCTTGTGAAGACTGGCGGGAAGCCGATTTTCATGGGACTCTGCTGCTGGGTGTCCATCGCAGCCGTGAGCCTTCTGATGCAGCAGGTCATGGGAATTTTATAG
- a CDS encoding LysR family transcriptional regulator: MLDFRVETFLAVCQTMNYTKAAELLHITQPAVSQHIHALEHQCGAKLFRYEGKQLSLTEAGRLFFQSAVTMRHDAVHLYDSIRRLKSSRRLDFGTTLTVGEYIMPKPLTKLLRKEPEAQIRMQAANTAELLRLLDAGEIDFAIVEGFFSKQAYESRIYRRERYLPVCAGNYSFRQPVSVLEDLLGERLLIREPGSGTREVLERALEERNLAVSDFMAITELGSLNAIKALVLAGLGISFFYEPVVQAELAAGTLREIPLSDCSLTHDFTFLWRKGSVFGPYYEEIFRLLSPEA; the protein is encoded by the coding sequence ATGCTGGATTTCCGTGTGGAAACCTTCCTGGCCGTATGCCAGACCATGAACTATACAAAAGCCGCAGAACTTCTCCATATTACGCAGCCGGCTGTCTCCCAGCATATCCATGCCCTCGAGCATCAGTGCGGGGCAAAGCTCTTCCGGTACGAGGGCAAACAGCTTTCCCTCACCGAGGCCGGCCGCCTGTTTTTTCAGAGCGCCGTCACCATGCGCCACGACGCCGTGCACCTTTACGACAGCATCAGACGTCTGAAGTCCAGCCGGCGCCTGGATTTCGGTACCACCCTCACGGTTGGCGAATACATCATGCCAAAACCGCTCACGAAGCTTCTAAGGAAAGAGCCCGAGGCGCAGATCCGGATGCAGGCGGCCAACACGGCCGAGCTCCTGCGCCTTCTGGATGCCGGGGAAATTGACTTTGCCATTGTCGAGGGCTTTTTCTCCAAACAGGCCTACGAAAGCCGCATTTACCGCCGCGAGCGGTACCTCCCGGTCTGCGCCGGAAACTATTCCTTCCGCCAGCCGGTTTCCGTCCTGGAAGACCTGTTAGGCGAGCGACTCCTCATCCGTGAACCCGGCTCCGGAACGAGGGAGGTTCTCGAGCGGGCCCTGGAGGAGCGGAACCTGGCCGTCAGCGATTTTATGGCTATTACGGAACTCGGAAGCCTGAATGCCATCAAAGCCCTTGTCCTGGCCGGATTGGGGATTTCCTTTTTTTACGAACCTGTGGTTCAGGCAGAACTGGCCGCCGGGACGCTCCGGGAAATCCCTCTGTCCGACTGTTCTCTGACCCATGATTTTACGTTTTTATGGCGGAAAGGAAGCGTATTCGGCCCCTACTATGAAGAAATTTTCCGTCTCCTGAGCCCTGAGGCATGA
- a CDS encoding IS3 family transposase, whose product MSLIRHEHIYQAVKEEQKEHDYPIQALCKIGGVSRAAYYKWLNHEMSENEQENRKIAELIEKIHIESPDKGYRRIRDELERYHDIDVNDKRVLRICRKLGIKSTIKYANDSCTRQAANPQYIAENILNREFTAEAPNEKWLTDVTEFHYYIGNEKHKVYLSAILDLYDRRIVSYRIGDSNSNALVFDTFDDAVKDNPDAHPMFHSDRGFQYTNRAFHAKLEAAGMMQSMSRVAKCIDNGPMEGFWGILKRERYYGKRFMDRESLVVMIEKYINYYNNRRLQRKLGIVTPMEKHEKYLQAA is encoded by the coding sequence ATGAGCCTGATCCGCCACGAGCATATCTATCAGGCTGTCAAAGAAGAACAGAAAGAACACGATTATCCGATACAGGCGCTTTGTAAGATTGGCGGTGTTTCAAGGGCGGCTTATTACAAATGGCTGAACCATGAAATGTCAGAGAATGAACAGGAAAACCGAAAAATTGCGGAACTGATAGAAAAAATCCACATAGAATCACCTGATAAGGGTTATCGCAGAATCCGTGATGAGTTGGAGCGTTACCATGACATTGATGTAAATGATAAACGTGTTTTGCGCATCTGCCGGAAACTTGGTATCAAATCCACCATTAAATATGCAAACGATAGCTGTACAAGACAGGCTGCAAATCCACAGTACATAGCCGAAAATATCCTGAATCGTGAATTTACGGCAGAAGCTCCGAATGAAAAGTGGTTGACCGATGTAACGGAATTTCATTACTATATCGGAAATGAAAAGCACAAGGTATATTTAAGTGCAATTCTTGACCTGTATGACCGAAGAATCGTATCCTACCGTATTGGAGACAGTAATAGTAATGCATTAGTGTTTGATACCTTTGATGATGCAGTCAAAGATAATCCTGATGCACATCCGATGTTTCACAGTGACAGAGGCTTTCAATACACCAATAGAGCCTTTCATGCAAAACTTGAAGCAGCAGGGATGATGCAGAGCATGTCCAGAGTAGCAAAGTGTATCGATAATGGACCAATGGAAGGATTCTGGGGAATTCTAAAACGGGAGCGTTATTATGGTAAACGATTTATGGACAGAGAATCACTGGTGGTCATGATAGAGAAATATATCAATTACTATAACAACAGACGTTTGCAGAGGAAGCTTGGTATAGTAACACCAATGGAGAAACACGAAAAATATTTACAGGCAGCGTAA
- a CDS encoding transposase has translation MRKYSAEDKLRMVKLILEAKHSITSVSTGEGIHPTTLEEWIRNYQSMGSETFYNKGWTKRTSAEKEIAVQEYLSGLGSLRDICKKYKISSTRTLRQWIALYNGHKELKASRTGGCSLMTKGRKTTFEERVEIASYCISHGHNYAETSENFKVSYQQARNYTIKYETGGVPALQDNRGKRKSEDSLTEEEKLKAELKLEKAKRQGAELVLSFLKK, from the coding sequence ATGCGTAAATATTCTGCTGAAGATAAATTACGAATGGTAAAGCTTATTTTGGAAGCTAAACATAGTATTACATCTGTATCAACAGGCGAAGGAATTCATCCTACTACTTTAGAAGAATGGATTCGTAATTATCAGTCTATGGGTTCAGAAACCTTTTACAACAAAGGATGGACCAAAAGAACTTCTGCCGAGAAAGAGATTGCCGTACAAGAGTATCTTTCTGGTCTTGGTTCACTACGTGATATTTGTAAAAAATATAAAATTTCCAGTACTCGTACACTCAGGCAATGGATTGCGCTGTATAATGGTCATAAGGAACTGAAGGCTTCCAGAACAGGAGGATGTAGTCTTATGACCAAAGGAAGAAAAACAACGTTTGAAGAAAGAGTGGAAATTGCATCCTACTGCATTTCCCATGGCCATAACTATGCTGAAACATCAGAAAACTTTAAGGTGTCCTATCAGCAGGCACGAAATTACACTATCAAATACGAAACAGGCGGAGTTCCTGCATTACAGGATAACCGCGGCAAAAGAAAATCGGAAGATTCTCTTACAGAGGAGGAGAAGCTTAAAGCGGAGTTGAAACTGGAAAAAGCCAAACGGCAAGGTGCAGAATTGGTGTTATCATTCTTAAAAAAATAA